One part of the Raphanus sativus cultivar WK10039 chromosome 7, ASM80110v3, whole genome shotgun sequence genome encodes these proteins:
- the LOC108833111 gene encoding sucrose transport protein SUC1 isoform X1 has translation MGAFETEKPAKDAAVVETQSPEEDLNQPSPLRKIISVASIAAGLQFGWALQLSLLTPYVQLLGIPHKWSSLIWLCGPVSGMIVQPIVGYHSDRCTSRFGRRRPFIAAGAALVAVAVFLIGYAADFGHKMGDKLEQDTARVRAIGIFAFGFWILDVANNTLQGPCRAFLADLSAGDAKRTRVANGFFSFFMAVGNVLGYAAGSYSNLHKMFPFAMTKACDIYCANLKSCFFLSITLLLIVTVSSLWYVKDKQWSPAVNSGDEKASKVPFFGEIFGAFKVMQRPMWMLLMVTALNWIAWFPFLLFDTDWMGREVYGGDSGGDAGMVKQYNKGVHAGALGLMLQSIVLLFMSLGVEWIGRKVGGAKRLWGIVNFILAIGLAMTVLVSKLAAEHRKTAGELAGPSSGVRAGALSLFAVLGIPLAITFSIPFALASIFSNSSGAGQGLSIGVLNLAIVIPQMIISLGGGSFDALFGGGNLPVFVVGAIAAAISGVLALTVLPSPPPDAPALKSGSSVILPLRISKHTNEDGFESEGIPLRRGLHI, from the exons ATGGGAGCTTTTGAAACAGAAAAACCCGCAAAAGATGCGGCCGTTGTAGAGACACAGTCACCAGAGGAAGATCTGAACCAGCCATCTCCCCTCCGCAAAATCATCTCCGTCGCTTCCATCGCCGCCGGTTTACAGTTCGGGTGGGCCCTACAGCTCTCTCTCCTAACTCCTTACGTCCAGCTTCTCGGTATCCCTCACAAATGGTCCTCTCTCATCTGGCTATGTGGCCCCGTCTCCGGCATGATTGTTCAACCCATCGTCGGTTACCACAGCGACAGATGCACCTCGAGATTCGGTCGCCGTCGTCCCTTCATCGCCGCCGGAGCCGCCCTGGTCGCCGTCGCCGTGTTCTTGATCGGATACGCCGCGGATTTCGGCCATAAAATGGGGGACAAACTCGAGCAGGATACCGCGAGGGTCCGAGCCATCGGGATCTTCGCCTTCGGGTTCTGGATCCTCGACGTGGCTAACAACACCCTCCAAGGACCGTGCCGCGCTTTCCTCGCCGACCTATCCGCCGGAGACGCTAAAAGAACTCGAGTCGCAAACGGGTTTTTCTCCTTCTTTATGGCGGTTGGGAACGTTTTGGGATACGCCGCAg GTTCTTACAGTAACCTCCACAAGATGTTCCCGTTCGCAATGACCAAAGCTTGTGATATCTACTGCGCCAATCTCAAGTCTTGTTTCTTCTTGTCCATCACACTCCTCCTCATCGTCACCGTCTCGTCCCTCTGGTACGTTAAAGACAAACAATGGTCTCCGGCGGTAAACTCCGGCGACGAGAAGGCATCGAAAGTTCCATTCTTTGGAGAAATCTTTGGAGCTTTTAAAGTCATGCAACGTCCCATGTGGATGCTTCTTATGGTCACGGCACTAAACTGGATCGCATGGTTCCCGTTTCTTTTGTTCGATACTGACTGGATGGGTCGTGAAGTGTACGGTGGAGATTCAGGAGGAGACGCTGGAATGGTGAAACAATACAACAAAGGAGTACACGCTGGTGCATTGGGATTGATGCTTCAGTCGATAGTTCTTTTGTTTATGTCACTTGGTGTAGAGTGGATTGGTCGGAAAGTGGGAGGAGCTAAGCGGCTTTGGGGGATTGTGAACTTCATCCTTGCCATAGGTTTGGCCATGACGGTTCTAGTTTCTAAGCTGGCGGCGGAACACCGGAAAACCGCCGGTGAGCTTGCCGGGCCGTCGTCTGGTGTGAGAGCTGGAGCGTTGAGTCTCTTTGCTGTTCTTGGTATTCCATTAGCT attACTTTCAGTATTCCATTTGCACTAGCCTCCATATTTTCAAATAGCTCCGGCGCCGGCCAAG GACTTTCTATCGGAGTTTTAAATTTGGCGATTGTGATACCACAAATGATAATATCACTTGGAGGAGGATCTTTTGACGCCCTCTTCGGTGGTGGAAACCTACCAGTATTTGTGGTCGGAGCAATCGCAGCGGCCATTAGTGGAGTATTAGCGTTAACCGTTTTACCTTCACCACCACCAGATGCACCTGCTTTGAAGTCAG
- the LOC108833111 gene encoding sucrose transport protein SUC1 isoform X2 produces the protein MGAFETEKPAKDAAVVETQSPEEDLNQPSPLRKIISVASIAAGLQFGWALQLSLLTPYVQLLGIPHKWSSLIWLCGPVSGMIVQPIVGYHSDRCTSRFGRRRPFIAAGAALVAVAVFLIGYAADFGHKMGDKLEQDTARVRAIGIFAFGFWILDVANNTLQGPCRAFLADLSAGDAKRTRVANGFFSFFMAVGNVLGYAAGSYSNLHKMFPFAMTKACDIYCANLKSCFFLSITLLLIVTVSSLWYVKDKQWSPAVNSGDEKASKVPFFGEIFGAFKVMQRPMWMLLMVTALNWIAWFPFLLFDTDWMGREVYGGDSGGDAGMVKQYNKGVHAGALGLMLQSIVLLFMSLGVEWIGRKVGGAKRLWGIVNFILAIGLAMTVLVSKLAAEHRKTAGELAGPSSGVRAGALSLFAVLGIPLAITFSIPFALASIFSNSSGAGQGLSIGVLNLAIVIPQMIISLGGGSFDALFGGGNLPVFVVGAIAAAISGVLALTVLPSPPPDAPALKSGAMGFH, from the exons ATGGGAGCTTTTGAAACAGAAAAACCCGCAAAAGATGCGGCCGTTGTAGAGACACAGTCACCAGAGGAAGATCTGAACCAGCCATCTCCCCTCCGCAAAATCATCTCCGTCGCTTCCATCGCCGCCGGTTTACAGTTCGGGTGGGCCCTACAGCTCTCTCTCCTAACTCCTTACGTCCAGCTTCTCGGTATCCCTCACAAATGGTCCTCTCTCATCTGGCTATGTGGCCCCGTCTCCGGCATGATTGTTCAACCCATCGTCGGTTACCACAGCGACAGATGCACCTCGAGATTCGGTCGCCGTCGTCCCTTCATCGCCGCCGGAGCCGCCCTGGTCGCCGTCGCCGTGTTCTTGATCGGATACGCCGCGGATTTCGGCCATAAAATGGGGGACAAACTCGAGCAGGATACCGCGAGGGTCCGAGCCATCGGGATCTTCGCCTTCGGGTTCTGGATCCTCGACGTGGCTAACAACACCCTCCAAGGACCGTGCCGCGCTTTCCTCGCCGACCTATCCGCCGGAGACGCTAAAAGAACTCGAGTCGCAAACGGGTTTTTCTCCTTCTTTATGGCGGTTGGGAACGTTTTGGGATACGCCGCAg GTTCTTACAGTAACCTCCACAAGATGTTCCCGTTCGCAATGACCAAAGCTTGTGATATCTACTGCGCCAATCTCAAGTCTTGTTTCTTCTTGTCCATCACACTCCTCCTCATCGTCACCGTCTCGTCCCTCTGGTACGTTAAAGACAAACAATGGTCTCCGGCGGTAAACTCCGGCGACGAGAAGGCATCGAAAGTTCCATTCTTTGGAGAAATCTTTGGAGCTTTTAAAGTCATGCAACGTCCCATGTGGATGCTTCTTATGGTCACGGCACTAAACTGGATCGCATGGTTCCCGTTTCTTTTGTTCGATACTGACTGGATGGGTCGTGAAGTGTACGGTGGAGATTCAGGAGGAGACGCTGGAATGGTGAAACAATACAACAAAGGAGTACACGCTGGTGCATTGGGATTGATGCTTCAGTCGATAGTTCTTTTGTTTATGTCACTTGGTGTAGAGTGGATTGGTCGGAAAGTGGGAGGAGCTAAGCGGCTTTGGGGGATTGTGAACTTCATCCTTGCCATAGGTTTGGCCATGACGGTTCTAGTTTCTAAGCTGGCGGCGGAACACCGGAAAACCGCCGGTGAGCTTGCCGGGCCGTCGTCTGGTGTGAGAGCTGGAGCGTTGAGTCTCTTTGCTGTTCTTGGTATTCCATTAGCT attACTTTCAGTATTCCATTTGCACTAGCCTCCATATTTTCAAATAGCTCCGGCGCCGGCCAAG GACTTTCTATCGGAGTTTTAAATTTGGCGATTGTGATACCACAAATGATAATATCACTTGGAGGAGGATCTTTTGACGCCCTCTTCGGTGGTGGAAACCTACCAGTATTTGTGGTCGGAGCAATCGCAGCGGCCATTAGTGGAGTATTAGCGTTAACCGTTTTACCTTCACCACCACCAGATGCACCTGCTTTGAAGTCAGGTGCCATGGGCTTCCATTAG
- the LOC108833111 gene encoding sucrose transport protein SUC1 isoform X3, whose product MGAFETEKPAKDAAVVETQSPEEDLNQPSPLRKIISVASIAAGLQFGWALQLSLLTPYVQLLGIPHKWSSLIWLCGPVSGMIVQPIVGYHSDRCTSRFGRRRPFIAAGAALVAVAVFLIGYAADFGHKMGDKLEQDTARVRAIGIFAFGFWILDVANNTLQGPCRAFLADLSAGDAKRTRVANGFFSFFMAVGNVLGYAAGSYSNLHKMFPFAMTKACDIYCANLKSCFFLSITLLLIVTVSSLWYVKDKQWSPAVNSGDEKASKVPFFGEIFGAFKVMQRPMWMLLMVTALNWIAWFPFLLFDTDWMGREVYGGDSGGDAGMVKQYNKGVHAGALGLMLQSIVLLFMSLGVEWIGRKVGGAKRLWGIVNFILAIGLAMTVLVSKLAAEHRKTAGELAGPSSGVRAGALSLFAVLGIPLAITFSIPFALASIFSNSSGAGQGGGLVVLRQFQRRYGPRTFYRSFKFGDCDTTNDNITWRRIF is encoded by the exons ATGGGAGCTTTTGAAACAGAAAAACCCGCAAAAGATGCGGCCGTTGTAGAGACACAGTCACCAGAGGAAGATCTGAACCAGCCATCTCCCCTCCGCAAAATCATCTCCGTCGCTTCCATCGCCGCCGGTTTACAGTTCGGGTGGGCCCTACAGCTCTCTCTCCTAACTCCTTACGTCCAGCTTCTCGGTATCCCTCACAAATGGTCCTCTCTCATCTGGCTATGTGGCCCCGTCTCCGGCATGATTGTTCAACCCATCGTCGGTTACCACAGCGACAGATGCACCTCGAGATTCGGTCGCCGTCGTCCCTTCATCGCCGCCGGAGCCGCCCTGGTCGCCGTCGCCGTGTTCTTGATCGGATACGCCGCGGATTTCGGCCATAAAATGGGGGACAAACTCGAGCAGGATACCGCGAGGGTCCGAGCCATCGGGATCTTCGCCTTCGGGTTCTGGATCCTCGACGTGGCTAACAACACCCTCCAAGGACCGTGCCGCGCTTTCCTCGCCGACCTATCCGCCGGAGACGCTAAAAGAACTCGAGTCGCAAACGGGTTTTTCTCCTTCTTTATGGCGGTTGGGAACGTTTTGGGATACGCCGCAg GTTCTTACAGTAACCTCCACAAGATGTTCCCGTTCGCAATGACCAAAGCTTGTGATATCTACTGCGCCAATCTCAAGTCTTGTTTCTTCTTGTCCATCACACTCCTCCTCATCGTCACCGTCTCGTCCCTCTGGTACGTTAAAGACAAACAATGGTCTCCGGCGGTAAACTCCGGCGACGAGAAGGCATCGAAAGTTCCATTCTTTGGAGAAATCTTTGGAGCTTTTAAAGTCATGCAACGTCCCATGTGGATGCTTCTTATGGTCACGGCACTAAACTGGATCGCATGGTTCCCGTTTCTTTTGTTCGATACTGACTGGATGGGTCGTGAAGTGTACGGTGGAGATTCAGGAGGAGACGCTGGAATGGTGAAACAATACAACAAAGGAGTACACGCTGGTGCATTGGGATTGATGCTTCAGTCGATAGTTCTTTTGTTTATGTCACTTGGTGTAGAGTGGATTGGTCGGAAAGTGGGAGGAGCTAAGCGGCTTTGGGGGATTGTGAACTTCATCCTTGCCATAGGTTTGGCCATGACGGTTCTAGTTTCTAAGCTGGCGGCGGAACACCGGAAAACCGCCGGTGAGCTTGCCGGGCCGTCGTCTGGTGTGAGAGCTGGAGCGTTGAGTCTCTTTGCTGTTCTTGGTATTCCATTAGCT attACTTTCAGTATTCCATTTGCACTAGCCTCCATATTTTCAAATAGCTCCGGCGCCGGCCAAG GTGGTGGGCTAGTGGTCTTGAGGCAGTTCCAACGCCGATACGGACCCAG GACTTTCTATCGGAGTTTTAAATTTGGCGATTGTGATACCACAAATGATAATATCACTTGGAGGAGGATCTTTTGA